A window from Marinagarivorans cellulosilyticus encodes these proteins:
- a CDS encoding polysaccharide deacetylase family protein yields the protein MKILMVFLLLLSSTAAISGDWKGKKAAVVLTYDDALGVHLDNAMQTLDKYRFKGTFYVTVSSEPFKARISDWRAMAKAGHELGNHTMFHPCDGSQPGRDWVSKATDLSTWSVQRMVDNIAMTNVLLTAVDGKSKRTFAYTCGDKSAGGESFVGQVMQSFPGARGVQGGYEKIETMDLSDIRSFMVMGDSAEKLIGRVDEAIKQGALVVFLFHGVGGEHGLDVSKEAHDALIAYLDKKKSDLWVAPMIDVVDYVKVRRKLAKP from the coding sequence ATGAAAATTTTGATGGTTTTCCTGCTTTTGCTGAGTTCTACTGCGGCGATATCGGGAGATTGGAAGGGCAAAAAGGCGGCGGTGGTTTTAACCTACGACGATGCTTTAGGTGTGCACTTAGATAACGCTATGCAAACATTGGATAAGTACCGGTTTAAAGGCACCTTTTATGTCACGGTAAGTAGCGAGCCTTTTAAAGCGCGGATATCAGATTGGCGCGCAATGGCGAAGGCGGGGCACGAACTGGGTAATCACACGATGTTCCATCCATGCGATGGCAGCCAGCCGGGCCGCGATTGGGTGAGTAAAGCGACCGACCTTTCAACGTGGAGCGTGCAGCGCATGGTCGATAATATTGCAATGACCAATGTCTTGCTGACAGCTGTTGATGGTAAATCTAAGCGCACATTTGCTTATACGTGTGGTGATAAAAGCGCTGGTGGGGAGTCTTTTGTTGGGCAGGTGATGCAGAGCTTTCCTGGTGCACGTGGAGTACAAGGCGGTTATGAAAAAATTGAGACGATGGATTTAAGTGATATTCGCTCGTTTATGGTAATGGGCGATAGCGCCGAAAAACTAATAGGCCGCGTTGATGAAGCCATTAAGCAAGGCGCCTTGGTGGTCTTTCTTTTTCATGGCGTTGGTGGTGAGCATGGCCTTGATGTATCGAAAGAGGCGCATGATGCCCTGATTGCTTATTTGGATAAGAAGAAAAGTGATCTGTGGGTAGCCCCTATGATTGATGTTGTGGATTACGTTAAAGTGCGGCGTAAACTGGCTAAGCCATAA
- a CDS encoding glycoside hydrolase family 5 protein, whose product MIHNLNRLSGKTIAKHTFLAASIAALTACVGTGGESSSSEAVGVGNSSTAQTASSVPVVASSAPAVSSVATVSSAASVSSAPNASLTPAEQIAEFVASYQPPQSGTNGIFRVKNGKVIKNGQELPVRCGNWFGLEGQHEASGEAPMELYIGNMWWDDTGRTMENDMTEIKGLGFNTIRLPIAPQTLVKGHPDGQGYRDINAPADLKGQNLKNIYSAYPYADAYDAMIGFLETAESENVNVMIDIHSCSNYVGWRAGRLDAQPPWVDANRGDDYEFTREGYSCGPAGAGITVHAYNEAKWLADIETIAKLAMDHPNVIGIDIFNEPWDYTWDQWATLAEKAYKVIEQHNPNLLIFVQGISGGNRVNDEEPHGEMATNPNWGENFYGFMNRPLDIPQDRLVISPHTYGPAVYQQAHFMNLDKDPTCEGLHGEEAANHGSGCDMIMEYDRLKPGWEEHFGFLRDLGYATVIGEWGGNRYWPTGGGARQSEAEAWSHLTNGPGEANIDFQWQRQFAKYLKEEDIESCYWGINPESSDTGGVFEHGYARDGKSWGLWDGVDNVKMNMLRDVWGM is encoded by the coding sequence ATGATTCATAATTTAAATAGGCTTAGCGGTAAAACAATCGCTAAGCATACATTCTTAGCCGCATCTATTGCCGCGCTAACCGCTTGTGTTGGTACCGGCGGTGAGAGTTCATCTAGTGAGGCTGTCGGCGTGGGCAATAGTTCTACTGCTCAAACCGCATCTTCTGTGCCTGTTGTGGCCTCATCCGCGCCTGCAGTTTCTTCGGTCGCTACAGTATCTTCTGCGGCTTCGGTGTCTTCGGCGCCAAATGCAAGCCTTACCCCAGCAGAACAGATTGCTGAATTTGTGGCTTCATATCAGCCACCGCAATCAGGCACTAATGGTATTTTCCGTGTTAAAAACGGTAAAGTAATTAAGAATGGTCAAGAGTTGCCGGTACGTTGTGGTAACTGGTTTGGTCTAGAAGGTCAGCATGAGGCCAGTGGTGAGGCGCCCATGGAGCTTTACATCGGCAATATGTGGTGGGATGACACCGGCCGCACGATGGAAAATGACATGACCGAAATTAAGGGCTTGGGCTTCAATACTATTCGCTTGCCTATTGCGCCGCAGACGTTAGTTAAAGGCCATCCAGATGGTCAAGGCTATCGCGACATTAATGCGCCAGCCGACCTTAAAGGGCAAAACCTTAAAAACATCTATTCTGCTTACCCCTATGCCGACGCTTATGATGCAATGATTGGCTTCTTGGAAACAGCAGAGTCAGAAAACGTAAACGTGATGATTGATATTCACTCGTGCTCAAACTATGTCGGTTGGCGTGCAGGCCGCTTGGATGCTCAGCCACCTTGGGTTGATGCGAACCGTGGCGACGATTACGAGTTTACTCGTGAGGGTTACAGTTGTGGCCCTGCTGGCGCTGGTATAACTGTTCACGCTTATAACGAAGCAAAATGGTTAGCTGATATTGAGACTATCGCTAAGCTTGCTATGGATCACCCCAATGTTATAGGTATCGATATCTTCAACGAGCCGTGGGATTACACTTGGGATCAGTGGGCAACTTTAGCGGAAAAAGCTTATAAGGTGATTGAGCAGCATAACCCTAACCTTTTGATCTTTGTGCAGGGTATTTCTGGCGGTAACCGTGTAAACGATGAAGAGCCGCATGGCGAAATGGCCACTAACCCGAACTGGGGTGAGAACTTCTACGGTTTCATGAATCGCCCACTGGATATTCCGCAAGACCGTTTGGTGATTTCACCGCATACCTATGGCCCTGCTGTGTATCAGCAAGCGCACTTCATGAATCTTGATAAAGACCCAACCTGCGAGGGCTTGCACGGTGAAGAGGCTGCCAATCATGGGTCGGGTTGCGATATGATTATGGAGTACGACCGACTTAAGCCGGGTTGGGAAGAGCATTTCGGCTTCTTGCGCGATTTGGGTTACGCCACTGTTATTGGTGAGTGGGGCGGTAACCGCTACTGGCCTACGGGCGGTGGCGCACGTCAATCTGAAGCTGAAGCTTGGAGCCACCTTACTAATGGCCCCGGTGAAGCTAATATCGATTTCCAATGGCAGCGTCAATTTGCTAAGTATCTTAAAGAGGAGGATATCGAATCTTGCTACTGGGGCATTAACCCTGAGTCGAGTGATACTGGCGGTGTGTTTGAGCACGGTTATGCGCGAGACGGTAAGAGCTGGGGTCTTTGGGATGGCGTTGATAACGTGAAAATGAACATGCTGCGAGACGTTTGGGGCATGTAA